From the genome of Calliopsis andreniformis isolate RMS-2024a unplaced genomic scaffold, iyCalAndr_principal scaffold0022, whole genome shotgun sequence, one region includes:
- the LOC143187407 gene encoding ribokinase isoform X2: MSSKVAVVGSCMIDFTCFSSRLPKPGETIVGNKYEIKYGGKGANQCVAAAKLGASTSIVASLGSDIYAQEYLKIFKEENIDVSHVQIQNNQHSGIAHITVADNGSNAALSPRHVDSAAEVVKGAAVLLCQFETPIESTLHALKLHKGHGLSIVNGAPAMENVISDIFQYCDIFCVNETEAEVMTGVQPVGPLNMQKAIDKLLDKGCGTVILTLGEIGAAYASKENRIAKMIHTTPVKPVDTTGAGDAFLGALAYFKAYHPGLSMDECIRRACVVATKSVLQFGTHASFPSKNDLSPDLFV; encoded by the exons atgtCTTCAAAAGTTGCTGTTGTTGGTTCATGCATGATTGATTTTACATG TTTTTCTTCTCGTTTACCAAAGCCTGGGGAAACTATAGTCGGTAATAAGTATGAAATAAAGTATGGTGGTAAAGGAGCAAACCAATGTGTGGCTGCTGCCAAGCTTGGTGCTTCCACTTCAATCGTTGCCTCT TTAGGTTCTGACATTTACGCTCAGGAGtacttaaaaatctttaaagaaGAAAACATAGATGTTTCCCATGTTCAAATACAAAACAACCAACATAGTGGAATAGCTCATATCACTGTTGCTGACAATG GATCGAATGCAGCACTGAGTCCCAGACACGTGGATAGTGCAGCAGAGGTTGTCAAAGGTGCAGCCGTCCTATTGTGCCAGTTCGAGACCCCGATAGAGAGTACACTGCACGCTTTAAAGTTACATAAAGGCCATG GTCTGTCGATCGTGAACGGGGCGCCAGCGATGGAGAACGTCATCTcggacatttttcaatactgcgATATATTCTGCGTCAATGAGACGGAG GCCGAAGTTATGACCGGAGTCCAGCCTGTGGGACCATTAAACATGCAGAAAGCCATCGATAAGTTGCTGGATAAGGGTTGCGGCACCGTGATTCTCACCCTGGGAGAGATAGGCGCAGCTTATGCATCCAAGGAAAATAGAATTGCCAAGATGATTCATACTACGCCAGTTAAGCCTGTGGATACAACA GGAGCTGGAGATGCATTTCTGGGAGCCCTGGCATACTTCAAAGCCTATCACCCAGGTCTGTCGATGGACGAGTGCATTCGAAGGGCTTGCGTGGTTGCTACAAAATCCGTGTTACAATTTGGTACTCACGCAAGCTTTCCATCCAAGAACGACCTGTCTCCGGACCTGTTTGTATGA
- the LOC143187407 gene encoding ribokinase isoform X3 yields the protein MCGCCQAWCFHFNRCLCSDIYAQEYLKIFKEENIDVSHVQIQNNQHSGIAHITVADNGENSIVIVLGSNAALSPRHVDSAAEVVKGAAVLLCQFETPIESTLHALKLHKGHGLSIVNGAPAMENVISDIFQYCDIFCVNETEAEVMTGVQPVGPLNMQKAIDKLLDKGCGTVILTLGEIGAAYASKENRIAKMIHTTPVKPVDTTGAGDAFLGALAYFKAYHPGLSMDECIRRACVVATKSVLQFGTHASFPSKNDLSPDLFV from the exons ATGTGTGGCTGCTGCCAAGCTTGGTGCTTCCACTTCAATCGTTGCCTCT GTTCTGACATTTACGCTCAGGAGtacttaaaaatctttaaagaaGAAAACATAGATGTTTCCCATGTTCAAATACAAAACAACCAACATAGTGGAATAGCTCATATCACTGTTGCTGACAATG GTGAAAATAGTATAGTAATCGTATTAGGATCGAATGCAGCACTGAGTCCCAGACACGTGGATAGTGCAGCAGAGGTTGTCAAAGGTGCAGCCGTCCTATTGTGCCAGTTCGAGACCCCGATAGAGAGTACACTGCACGCTTTAAAGTTACATAAAGGCCATG GTCTGTCGATCGTGAACGGGGCGCCAGCGATGGAGAACGTCATCTcggacatttttcaatactgcgATATATTCTGCGTCAATGAGACGGAG GCCGAAGTTATGACCGGAGTCCAGCCTGTGGGACCATTAAACATGCAGAAAGCCATCGATAAGTTGCTGGATAAGGGTTGCGGCACCGTGATTCTCACCCTGGGAGAGATAGGCGCAGCTTATGCATCCAAGGAAAATAGAATTGCCAAGATGATTCATACTACGCCAGTTAAGCCTGTGGATACAACA GGAGCTGGAGATGCATTTCTGGGAGCCCTGGCATACTTCAAAGCCTATCACCCAGGTCTGTCGATGGACGAGTGCATTCGAAGGGCTTGCGTGGTTGCTACAAAATCCGTGTTACAATTTGGTACTCACGCAAGCTTTCCATCCAAGAACGACCTGTCTCCGGACCTGTTTGTATGA
- the LOC143187407 gene encoding ribokinase isoform X1 has translation MSSKVAVVGSCMIDFTCFSSRLPKPGETIVGNKYEIKYGGKGANQCVAAAKLGASTSIVASLGSDIYAQEYLKIFKEENIDVSHVQIQNNQHSGIAHITVADNGENSIVIVLGSNAALSPRHVDSAAEVVKGAAVLLCQFETPIESTLHALKLHKGHGLSIVNGAPAMENVISDIFQYCDIFCVNETEAEVMTGVQPVGPLNMQKAIDKLLDKGCGTVILTLGEIGAAYASKENRIAKMIHTTPVKPVDTTGAGDAFLGALAYFKAYHPGLSMDECIRRACVVATKSVLQFGTHASFPSKNDLSPDLFV, from the exons atgtCTTCAAAAGTTGCTGTTGTTGGTTCATGCATGATTGATTTTACATG TTTTTCTTCTCGTTTACCAAAGCCTGGGGAAACTATAGTCGGTAATAAGTATGAAATAAAGTATGGTGGTAAAGGAGCAAACCAATGTGTGGCTGCTGCCAAGCTTGGTGCTTCCACTTCAATCGTTGCCTCT TTAGGTTCTGACATTTACGCTCAGGAGtacttaaaaatctttaaagaaGAAAACATAGATGTTTCCCATGTTCAAATACAAAACAACCAACATAGTGGAATAGCTCATATCACTGTTGCTGACAATG GTGAAAATAGTATAGTAATCGTATTAGGATCGAATGCAGCACTGAGTCCCAGACACGTGGATAGTGCAGCAGAGGTTGTCAAAGGTGCAGCCGTCCTATTGTGCCAGTTCGAGACCCCGATAGAGAGTACACTGCACGCTTTAAAGTTACATAAAGGCCATG GTCTGTCGATCGTGAACGGGGCGCCAGCGATGGAGAACGTCATCTcggacatttttcaatactgcgATATATTCTGCGTCAATGAGACGGAG GCCGAAGTTATGACCGGAGTCCAGCCTGTGGGACCATTAAACATGCAGAAAGCCATCGATAAGTTGCTGGATAAGGGTTGCGGCACCGTGATTCTCACCCTGGGAGAGATAGGCGCAGCTTATGCATCCAAGGAAAATAGAATTGCCAAGATGATTCATACTACGCCAGTTAAGCCTGTGGATACAACA GGAGCTGGAGATGCATTTCTGGGAGCCCTGGCATACTTCAAAGCCTATCACCCAGGTCTGTCGATGGACGAGTGCATTCGAAGGGCTTGCGTGGTTGCTACAAAATCCGTGTTACAATTTGGTACTCACGCAAGCTTTCCATCCAAGAACGACCTGTCTCCGGACCTGTTTGTATGA